agggcTTTTTCTTATGACCTTTTCCATGACTACTTTTAGGAGTCTTCGTGGGGGAGAGCGAGACTTTGTTTACAGTTGTTGATGACGTTGATTTTCTCGGAGTTGAAAACTTCCAGGAAGGAGGGCTCTCGCTGATCTTGTTCCTTCCATCCACAGACCTTGATGTTTCACTCTCTGTTGAGGATTGAGTACTTGGTTTAATGAGGTATCTGGTTTCGATGGAGGACAGGCTTCCTACCGGAGTCTGCactgagctttttgaatggAGTTTGAGAGTTGGCCTTTCAGGGACTATGTCGAATGGAAGACGCTCCTCCGTTTCTAGGCTGCTGGATCCCATCTTAGGATCTTCAGCATAGGTTTCAAGACGGAACTTCTCTATATTAATAGCGCGTCCATTGAAGCATAGGTTGTCTTCATGGAATGGGTTACTCTCCCCATCACTCTCTTCCTCTACCAGGTAAGAGAACCTGGATTTGGGTAAGAAAAGTTTAACGTCTCCTCTCTTGGAGAGCTTGATCCTGTCTTTCTCAGAGAGTTCATTTATGATGTTCATTAAGGGCTCGcagttttcaaggtttgaaTTGCCACTAGAGCTACCGGGTTTGCGTAAAGAAGGGAATCCAGATGCAGGCATGCACACCACACGTCTCTGTTGAAAGGCCTCTGGCTGTTTTCTTCTCGCTTCGTCCTCCTTCAAGGCTTGCTGTAACAACATCTCATCTTCAGCGCTCAAATCGAGCTTGTCCAACAACCTCTCAGTAGTTTTCACGGAATCGAATGAAACTATACTGCCATTGCGGTCTCTCATGGACATAATATCCGAGATCCTCGTGTTCCTCTCGGTAGATTTGTCTGATTCACCTCGGAACCCATCAAGCGGTGAAACTTTATtggttgaaaagctcatttCTTCAGAGCCAGCTGTTAAATCCACCAGTTATAATTGCCACAGGGTAAGGTAACAGACTTTGGCGGATCACCGTTTGttctgcttttttttttaaataATTGTGAAGGTGAGCAACCTACGCCAAAGTGACACTAAAGAAGGCCAATTGCGCAAGAATATAATCCCCACCGCTCGCCTTCTTCCCAAAGAGCCTTTCAGAACCTGTTGTCCAGAGATTGGGCCTTGGAGTAAATCTTATAAATGTTTGTTGATTAAATCCTGTGTTATTTCGACCTCAACTATTTCttgatcaaaaaaacaTACATGCCTTCGTGTAAGATAATTTAAAATCAACGAATTGATTTAACCAGAAAGTAGATACTATATGAGATAAAGTCTTGTAAAATGCTATGGTGCTCAAAAGCCCGTCAGTGGACCTCTTCCATTTTGTCTCCCAAAAAATCCATGTAGAGACACCCAAAAACCGACCAATGAAAGTTCACCAGGGTATACAAATGACAAAATAGGCTTTCAAACTCCTCCAAATCCACAGAAGCCAGCCCGGTGGACTGCTGGGGAGTCCCCGGACGCCTCTCAACACCCAAAGCTTCCTTTACAGGTAGGgaagaattcaaagatcttATGCTGGCACTGCTATTCGATACTGAAGGAACGTTGGCGGAGCTGGAACCATTGGAAGTCATAGTGCTACAAAGGTGAATAAAATCTTGTTTTATGCTGCCATCCTGAGTGCAGCCTGACTTATTGAAAAtgctgttttcaagctgcttgaaTACACGAGCTTCTAGCACGCCATAAACTTCACTCAGAGGCTGGgtttgttttgaaagccaCGACTTTGCAAAATCAATTTGAGCATTATCAAGCTGAGGCGCTTGCGTTGTTGCTGAGTTGCCGCTTTTGGAGTGAGCAAGAGTTACGTCTCCGAGATTTCTTTGCAATAAAAAGTCTTGTCTCAGATCCTGGATAGTCTTGCAAAGGTGAATTGCGATTGACATAGTATTTTTTGTCCATCTGCAATTCCCATGCTCATCAGTTATAATGCTCacgatttcttctttgagcttcttgttaGTGTAAGAGTTCGTTATATGGTCTTTGGTCAATTTGTCCATCGAAGTGTCATTAGCTACTAGTTGCTTAAATAGCAGCCGGCAAACGAGAAGGCACACTATCTGCCTTATATCCGCCCTTAGCAGGATTAGTCTCGCGTGGTCAAACGAAAGGGAAGTTGGGTATTCACGTACCATTTTACGACACGACAAAAGGCTGATAATGCCCCTAATGCAGAGCCGATAAACCTCGGAAGCCTTTAAACGGCTGCTTGGAGACGTTGAGGATTTGTGGTACTCAACGCATTTATCACTGAACCACTTGAACGATGACTTTAGGTCTACTCGGTTAGATGACATCAGTGACTGAAAGTattgtttttcaaactcaacGGCGTTGCTGAGTAAGGCAGGCCGCAAGATCCTAATCTGGTGGTTGGCTATATCAAGCTTCATTGCCTCCAAAATCTGAAAAACTAACCTGAGCCCTTCGACAAGCTTCGGTATAGACTTTTCGTCCTCGGATTCTTTGAATTTTAGGCTCATCTTGTCAACCCACGGATCTCTCATAGGAGCGCAGTGAtgtttgaagagctgaGCTAGCCAGTCAGCAAAACTCGTCATCATGAGAGATCCTCTCAGAAGCTCTTGCACTAAAAGCTCAGTATCCAAAACATTTTGTACTGTGTGCACCTCCTTTTGAGGAACAATTGTTATCAACACCTCTTTCAAACTGTTGAATAAAGGAACAAGCCTGGTCTGGTCAAAGCGAAAGGCGTCCGGCTTTGCACTGTAGACAAAAATTTCGTTCTCCACATCGTACCAGTATTTGTCGGagatttgtttcttctttAGCCCTCTTTCACCATCCAAATTGGGTCTGAACTGGAGCAAAGGATCAAATATTATGTCGTGTCTTAACTGAGGGTTCTTAACAATCTCCTGAAGGTcaatttctttcaagcattGCAAATTGATGGGTGGTAGCGGCATAGGGCCTGGATAGGACTCCATGTACTTGATACGGTCCTGAAGGGTCATTTCATTACTAGAAAACTGGATCCTTTGGTTCATTAAAAGTGCGTGACGTAGCGATGCGGAATGCTTGcttggcttttttttcttgatgcCCCGGTTCATATGCATCGTgggttgttgttgttgctgttgctgctgttgttgctgttgttgctgttgttgttgttgttgctgggATGTGAAGGAACCACAGTTCGTAGAAATGCCTATGCTTCGGAGCGAGGAGTGCAGGATGGAAGGAACTGAGTGAGAACGAAActtgttgttctttgaggcagcggctttgaaagacgcAAGCTGCGTAAAGTTGATGTCCGTGCAAACAGCCGCGGTGGGGTGGCTCTCATTATTGTTATCGTTGCTGTCTTTCTGCGATGCAGGGCCCACTGCCGTTACCGACTCTGCA
The Lachancea thermotolerans CBS 6340 chromosome G complete sequence genome window above contains:
- the SOK1 gene encoding Sok1p (weakly similar to YDR006C, uniprot|P40317 Saccharomyces cerevisiae YDR006C (SOK1)); protein product: MEHTRTQTNTPPTEAVALHQEPRKGSRGPSEPKTSSGSQAGPAATAPVCPGREATKPLECDYLGDVRTSPDHGSITPSQQTELDDLSSQRSGDESTLSTQQLQLQGTQHQGPSDHSMQVPLRDVQSRPPHLKHSLASQGFLQRANDVIFKPFDKETGSFMAQPGDLSANATAESVTAVGPASQKDSNDNNNESHPTAAVCTDINFTQLASFKAAASKNNKFRSHSVPSILHSSLRSIGISTNCGSFTSQQQQQQQQQQQQQQQQQQQQPTMHMNRGIKKKKPSKHSASLRHALLMNQRIQFSSNEMTLQDRIKYMESYPGPMPLPPINLQCLKEIDLQEIVKNPQLRHDIIFDPLLQFRPNLDGERGLKKKQISDKYWYDVENEIFVYSAKPDAFRFDQTRLVPLFNSLKEVLITIVPQKEVHTVQNVLDTELLVQELLRGSLMMTSFADWLAQLFKHHCAPMRDPWVDKMSLKFKESEDEKSIPKLVEGLRLVFQILEAMKLDIANHQIRILRPALLSNAVEFEKQYFQSLMSSNRVDLKSSFKWFSDKCVEYHKSSTSPSSRLKASEVYRLCIRGIISLLSCRKMVREYPTSLSFDHARLILLRADIRQIVCLLVCRLLFKQLVANDTSMDKLTKDHITNSYTNKKLKEEIVSIITDEHGNCRWTKNTMSIAIHLCKTIQDLRQDFLLQRNLGDVTLAHSKSGNSATTQAPQLDNAQIDFAKSWLSKQTQPLSEVYGVLEARVFKQLENSIFNKSGCTQDGSIKQDFIHLCSTMTSNGSSSANVPSVSNSSASIRSLNSSLPVKEALGVERRPGTPQQSTGLASVDLEEFESLFCHLYTLVNFHWSVFGCLYMDFLGDKMEEVH